The bacterium genome contains a region encoding:
- a CDS encoding tetratricopeptide repeat protein: MNRRTVLDEIENTRSLKRWEIRALNLSDADFRDVDCTGTTFAGCAMRDCCFNGADLTEVRFRDCQLDRATWERAIFNDTVFEGCRGFEVVTREDLAARGANFVRGRANLLSYALIVLVVATLFVLGFLVVRLATRAETPGAPAATPEPLPAPKDRETLLAEGVALARAGKFDQALDPLEKAWEKAPGNLESRAPLAQVLMELGKYDEARRHFEEIIASEAAQNIDIDARQDLAECYQRMKKPELADAVYAASLEKYKDTRTVVYGLHLNHAHLRWKTRDFDGAHEKLDHLLKIGGREQQAGVHLLKGLVYKDMGKLDVAQQQFRKVVREFPKDLAPVLDAKVQLAILDIEADREDRAIESLKLALREGADKGQVFNALFRIYTADLADGEEAPAKKLIATMEKMFADSPEHLASIHVEYGKAAMNAADFDAATEHFRKVVELSTDPVQSAWAAESIEEIKRTAADRAPQGADAAAPSASP; encoded by the coding sequence TTGAACCGCCGCACCGTTCTTGACGAAATCGAAAACACCCGGTCGCTGAAGCGTTGGGAGATCCGCGCGCTGAACCTTTCCGACGCGGATTTTCGAGATGTGGATTGCACCGGCACGACGTTCGCCGGCTGCGCGATGCGCGACTGCTGTTTCAACGGCGCCGACCTGACGGAAGTGCGTTTCCGGGACTGCCAACTCGACCGCGCCACGTGGGAGCGTGCGATCTTCAACGACACCGTCTTCGAGGGCTGCCGCGGTTTCGAGGTCGTGACGCGCGAGGATCTCGCGGCCCGCGGAGCGAATTTCGTGCGCGGGCGCGCGAATCTGCTCTCGTACGCGCTCATCGTGCTCGTGGTCGCGACGCTGTTCGTGCTCGGATTTCTCGTCGTTCGGCTGGCGACGCGCGCGGAGACGCCCGGCGCGCCGGCCGCGACGCCCGAACCGCTGCCCGCGCCCAAGGATCGCGAGACGCTTCTTGCCGAGGGCGTCGCGCTCGCGAGGGCGGGGAAGTTCGACCAGGCTCTCGATCCGCTTGAGAAAGCCTGGGAAAAAGCTCCCGGCAATCTGGAGTCGCGCGCGCCCCTGGCGCAGGTGCTGATGGAGCTTGGCAAATACGACGAGGCGCGCCGGCATTTCGAGGAGATCATTGCGTCGGAGGCGGCGCAAAACATCGATATCGACGCGCGGCAGGACCTGGCCGAATGCTATCAGCGCATGAAAAAGCCGGAACTGGCCGACGCGGTGTACGCCGCGAGCCTGGAGAAATACAAGGACACGCGCACCGTGGTTTACGGACTGCACTTAAACCACGCGCACCTGCGCTGGAAGACGCGGGACTTCGACGGCGCGCACGAGAAGCTTGACCACCTGTTGAAAATCGGCGGACGCGAACAGCAGGCGGGCGTGCATCTTCTCAAGGGCCTCGTTTACAAGGACATGGGCAAGCTCGATGTGGCCCAGCAGCAGTTCCGCAAGGTCGTGCGCGAATTTCCCAAGGACCTCGCGCCGGTGCTCGACGCCAAGGTGCAGCTTGCCATTCTGGATATCGAGGCCGACCGCGAGGATCGCGCGATCGAATCGCTCAAGCTCGCCTTGCGCGAGGGCGCCGACAAGGGGCAGGTCTTTAACGCCCTGTTTCGCATCTACACCGCGGATCTCGCCGACGGCGAGGAAGCCCCCGCGAAAAAGCTGATCGCGACGATGGAAAAAATGTTCGCCGACAGCCCCGAACATCTGGCGTCGATCCACGTCGAATACGGCAAGGCGGCGATGAACGCCGCCGACTTCGACGCGGCGACGGAGCACTTCCGGAAGGTTGTGGAACTTTCGACGGACCCCGTGCAATCGGCCTGGGCCGCGGAGTCGATCGAAGAAATCAAACGCACCGCGGCCGACCGCGCGCCTCAGGGCGCCGATGCCGCCGCGCCATCCGCATCGCC